The following coding sequences lie in one Thalassoglobus polymorphus genomic window:
- a CDS encoding mechanosensitive ion channel domain-containing protein: MSCFYAPRQTFLQVAFFAIFLLVRQQSLCAQDLVPISASAENEVDLSSPDSVFPPGPSHSNLWQSLDSKQFNTDSFSGRREDVQGMLSAQSEAETQPATEPEHNPIQTVNYQEVENSGPAIQSAEKKTAQVAVAPKPATTAEAPSPNTEAEEKPGILTAEEVTRRRSAVELQTELADETKAQILQFYDRALESLKLHSESVKKTAELKGERERGPEAIKEKKAFLERPALKTDLEISKQTSLSELEQQRLAEEELANEVRRKIETWEAKAKVRAERKPQMPAILEKTKQQLEELQNAIKAPPVDGESPALTLARKTDQEALLILLQQQLEQTRVEQSRYEALTELFPLERDELMRKKSFHEKRLENWKLAIAEARRAESERQAREAKEKLRNTHPALRQLAERNTDLTQQRKTVQAELVTAEKLLKEIVEKSDEISKNFEDLRDKENLGALSTGAGMLLRNQRHRLPSPAKFRRHQRTAQKEITRLQLERMPLQDERDHLGDFETQIEAILAEVGTQRTISDDEIRETARDLLNDRQTYLDALLNDTGTLLMTQGEIDVKSQFLTAEITEYQSFIDERILWIPSAGIVNSSTFTRTLAGTRDIFSAENFVVSYNVLKQDILLHKYLYLTALFAAISVLVFLQRIRVLIAALGKKSKSQLTSNVTATLSALGLTLMISSVWPVLIWLIGWRLTSVSANDFTFASGIALQVTAIAFWTMEVLRQICRKKGIAETFLKWSPGSISAVHSHLLFLIAVSLPLMFLSTVSSVYNEGFWADSLGRISFIAFCGVLMMASMKMLRPTGQILGHLLQGNPDGLMYRTRKFWYPLSILSPCALGIMAGVGYQYTAEQLLVRLQFTFWLSISIVIAYTIITQWLLAARRQIAMDHARARRAAAMESNSEASGENGSSPVPPVDKPQVDLSTLNQQMVRLLRVTACVVMLSGSWMIWSQVMPALHVFNRIELWSTAVTVVESHTIDGEETLRTVTKQKWITFGNLLFAAGIVTVSIFGSKNLPGLLELSLLQRLPLDHGERNAITTLCRYACVLIGMIVACKTMGIGWSSVQWLVAALTVGLGFGLQEIFANFVSGLIILFERPIRIGDVVTIDNVTGSVSKIQIRATTIIDWDRKEYIVPNKEFVTGRLLNWTLSDKTNRVVINVGVAYGAETDLALEILNRVAQENPVVLNDPAPIASFEGFGDSTLSFNLRVYLPNLDNRLKVITDLHLTIDREFRKAGIEIAFPQMDLHIRSVNSESPVIPSLEQRRAELDDLNESKAA, from the coding sequence ATGTCCTGTTTCTACGCACCGCGTCAGACGTTTCTGCAAGTTGCTTTTTTCGCGATTTTTCTTCTCGTTCGGCAACAATCTCTCTGCGCTCAGGATCTCGTTCCGATTTCAGCATCTGCTGAAAATGAAGTGGATCTCTCATCACCGGATTCCGTTTTCCCTCCAGGTCCGTCTCACTCAAATCTTTGGCAATCTCTGGATTCAAAGCAGTTCAACACGGACTCTTTCTCTGGCAGGCGAGAAGATGTTCAGGGGATGCTATCAGCTCAGTCTGAAGCTGAAACTCAGCCCGCAACCGAGCCTGAGCACAATCCGATTCAGACCGTGAATTATCAAGAAGTTGAGAATTCAGGCCCTGCAATTCAGTCAGCTGAGAAGAAGACGGCCCAAGTTGCCGTTGCTCCAAAACCGGCAACAACTGCCGAAGCACCTTCCCCGAACACTGAAGCCGAAGAAAAACCGGGAATTCTGACGGCAGAAGAAGTCACACGTCGACGTTCCGCTGTCGAACTGCAAACGGAATTAGCAGACGAAACCAAAGCTCAGATTCTTCAATTCTATGATCGTGCGCTCGAGTCGCTGAAACTTCACAGCGAGTCCGTAAAGAAAACTGCTGAGCTGAAAGGGGAACGTGAACGGGGACCAGAAGCGATTAAAGAAAAGAAAGCCTTTCTGGAACGCCCGGCACTGAAAACCGATCTTGAAATCTCCAAGCAGACAAGTCTTTCGGAACTGGAACAGCAAAGGTTGGCGGAAGAAGAACTGGCAAACGAAGTTCGAAGAAAAATCGAGACCTGGGAAGCCAAGGCGAAAGTTCGAGCAGAACGAAAACCGCAAATGCCGGCGATTCTGGAAAAGACAAAGCAGCAACTCGAAGAACTTCAGAATGCAATCAAAGCGCCTCCTGTTGATGGAGAGTCGCCAGCACTGACGCTGGCTCGGAAAACAGATCAAGAAGCTTTATTGATCTTGTTGCAACAGCAACTCGAACAGACTCGAGTCGAGCAATCTCGCTATGAGGCGCTGACAGAACTCTTCCCGCTCGAACGTGATGAGCTCATGCGAAAAAAGAGTTTTCATGAGAAGCGATTAGAAAACTGGAAATTGGCGATTGCAGAAGCGAGAAGAGCTGAAAGTGAGAGACAAGCCCGAGAAGCGAAAGAAAAACTGCGAAACACTCACCCAGCTTTGCGGCAATTGGCCGAGCGAAACACAGATTTGACACAACAGCGGAAAACTGTTCAGGCAGAACTCGTCACTGCTGAGAAGCTGCTAAAAGAAATCGTGGAGAAGAGTGATGAAATCTCCAAGAACTTTGAGGATCTTCGAGATAAGGAAAACCTCGGAGCATTGTCCACCGGAGCGGGAATGTTGTTGCGCAATCAGCGACATCGGCTTCCTTCACCAGCCAAGTTTCGCCGACATCAACGGACCGCTCAAAAAGAGATCACACGGTTGCAGCTAGAGAGAATGCCACTTCAAGATGAGCGTGATCATCTTGGCGACTTTGAAACGCAAATCGAAGCAATCCTTGCCGAGGTCGGAACGCAGCGTACGATTTCGGACGATGAAATCCGTGAAACTGCGCGTGATCTTCTCAATGATCGCCAGACTTATCTCGACGCCCTACTGAACGACACCGGCACTTTGCTGATGACTCAGGGGGAAATCGATGTGAAGAGTCAATTCCTGACAGCGGAAATTACGGAGTACCAAAGCTTCATCGATGAGCGAATTCTCTGGATTCCGAGTGCAGGGATCGTCAATTCGTCGACTTTTACGAGAACACTTGCAGGGACACGAGACATCTTCTCAGCGGAGAATTTCGTTGTTTCATACAATGTCCTCAAGCAGGATATTCTGCTGCACAAATATCTCTATCTTACGGCATTGTTCGCTGCAATTTCCGTATTGGTTTTTCTACAGCGTATTCGAGTCTTGATTGCCGCACTCGGAAAGAAGTCCAAGAGTCAATTGACCTCAAACGTCACTGCGACACTTTCTGCGTTGGGGCTGACCTTGATGATCTCTTCCGTCTGGCCTGTATTGATTTGGCTAATTGGTTGGAGATTGACATCCGTCTCAGCGAATGATTTTACGTTTGCATCTGGAATCGCATTGCAAGTCACTGCCATCGCGTTTTGGACGATGGAAGTTTTGCGTCAGATTTGTCGTAAGAAAGGAATCGCGGAAACATTTTTGAAGTGGTCACCGGGATCAATCTCCGCAGTCCATTCACATTTACTCTTCCTGATCGCAGTCAGTTTGCCGCTGATGTTTTTGAGTACAGTTTCCAGCGTTTATAACGAAGGTTTCTGGGCAGACTCTTTAGGCCGAATTTCCTTCATTGCCTTCTGTGGCGTGTTGATGATGGCTTCGATGAAGATGCTGAGACCGACAGGGCAAATCCTGGGGCATCTTCTGCAAGGGAACCCCGACGGGTTGATGTATCGCACCCGGAAATTCTGGTATCCCCTCAGCATTCTCTCGCCTTGTGCGTTGGGAATCATGGCTGGAGTTGGCTATCAGTACACGGCTGAGCAGCTACTTGTACGACTTCAATTTACGTTCTGGCTCTCGATTTCCATTGTGATCGCCTACACAATCATCACGCAGTGGCTCCTCGCCGCGCGGCGTCAAATCGCGATGGACCATGCCCGAGCTCGTCGCGCAGCTGCGATGGAGTCGAATTCCGAGGCATCTGGAGAGAACGGGAGCAGTCCAGTCCCACCGGTTGATAAACCACAAGTTGATCTTTCAACATTGAACCAGCAAATGGTGCGACTGCTTCGAGTCACCGCATGTGTGGTGATGCTCAGTGGGAGTTGGATGATCTGGTCACAGGTTATGCCCGCGTTGCATGTGTTCAACCGTATCGAACTCTGGAGTACCGCTGTCACTGTCGTTGAGTCGCATACTATCGACGGGGAAGAAACGCTGCGGACCGTCACCAAGCAGAAGTGGATTACTTTCGGGAATTTGCTGTTCGCTGCGGGAATCGTCACCGTCTCCATTTTTGGAAGTAAAAACTTACCCGGATTACTGGAGCTCTCTCTTCTCCAACGCTTGCCCCTTGATCATGGAGAACGAAACGCAATCACAACGCTTTGTCGATATGCCTGTGTTTTGATCGGGATGATTGTCGCTTGTAAAACGATGGGAATTGGCTGGTCCAGCGTCCAATGGCTGGTGGCTGCTTTGACGGTGGGGCTTGGATTTGGACTCCAGGAAATCTTCGCTAACTTTGTTTCCGGATTGATTATTCTCTTCGAACGACCGATTCGAATCGGCGACGTTGTGACAATTGATAATGTCACCGGCAGCGTTTCGAAAATTCAAATCCGAGCGACAACAATCATCGATTGGGATCGCAAAGAATACATCGTTCCCAACAAAGAATTCGTAACGGGCAGGCTGCTGAACTGGACTCTCTCTGACAAGACAAACCGCGTTGTCATCAACGTTGGTGTTGCATACGGAGCCGAGACTGATTTGGCATTGGAGATTCTCAATCGCGTTGCACAGGAAAACCCAGTTGTGCTTAACGATCCAGCTCCGATTGCTTCCTTTGAAGGCTTTGGCGACAGCACTTTGTCGTTCAACCTCAGAGTCTACTTGCCGAACCTCGACAATAGGCTGAAAGTCATTACCGACTTGCATCTGACGATTGATCGCGAATTCCGGAAAGCTGGAATTGAAATTGCATTCCCTCAAATGGATTTGCACATTCGCAGTGTGAACTCAGAGTCGCCGGTGATTCCATCGTTGGAGCAACGGCGTGCAGAGTTGGATGACTTAAATGAATCGAAAGCTGCGTAA
- a CDS encoding sigma 54-interacting transcriptional regulator, with product MSNRPTTLRELKESGYQTISVKTEMRRNLISKLRNKETLFPGILGYDETVIPQIVNGILAKHDLLFLGLRGQGKTRMLRMLTQFLDEAIPIVSGSEIHDDPLSPISRFARDIVQNQGDQTPIEWISREERYLEKLATPDVTIADLIGEVDLIKHAEGRHLSSEDVMHFGLIPRSHRGIFCMNELPDLSPKIQVGLFNVLEERDVQIRGFTVRLPVDVCMVFSANPEDYTNRGRIVTPLKDRIGSVIRTHYPLERELGIQILDEQAWATRDEDGKDVIVPTFLKEIVEEMSRLARTSPHVNQASGVSVRMSIANLESLISNAERRSLVHGEDVPVARVSDLFWMAPSSRGKIELGLSEETGDEDLLIHRLIEEAIKNLFDQYLSPKRFSNVVEHFNSGHRLKLDPESGTSEFLSEMEKIRGFEDQLTQISADLAPEQSEGSSAAGIRAAIAEFILEGLYAHNRLNRQMRFGQFVYGD from the coding sequence ATGTCCAACCGTCCGACGACTCTGCGTGAACTTAAAGAATCAGGCTATCAGACCATTTCAGTCAAAACTGAAATGAGACGAAATTTGATTTCAAAACTCAGAAACAAGGAAACATTGTTCCCCGGAATTCTGGGATATGATGAAACCGTCATTCCACAGATCGTGAACGGCATACTGGCGAAGCATGACCTGCTGTTCCTCGGACTGAGAGGACAAGGAAAAACACGCATGCTGCGTATGCTCACGCAGTTCCTGGATGAAGCAATCCCGATCGTCTCCGGTTCAGAAATTCACGATGATCCCTTGAGTCCGATCTCCCGCTTCGCCCGTGATATTGTCCAGAATCAGGGAGACCAAACTCCCATCGAGTGGATTTCCCGCGAAGAGCGTTACCTCGAAAAGCTCGCAACTCCCGATGTGACCATTGCCGACTTAATCGGAGAAGTCGACCTGATCAAGCACGCTGAAGGTCGCCACTTGTCGAGTGAAGACGTCATGCACTTCGGACTCATCCCACGTAGCCACCGGGGAATCTTCTGCATGAACGAACTTCCCGACCTCTCTCCTAAAATTCAGGTCGGACTCTTCAACGTCCTCGAAGAGCGAGATGTGCAAATCCGAGGCTTTACTGTTCGATTGCCGGTCGATGTTTGCATGGTTTTCTCTGCGAACCCTGAAGATTACACCAACCGTGGTCGCATTGTAACTCCGCTGAAAGACCGCATTGGCTCAGTGATCCGGACTCACTATCCACTCGAACGCGAACTTGGAATTCAAATTCTTGACGAACAAGCCTGGGCCACTCGAGACGAAGATGGCAAAGATGTGATCGTCCCAACGTTCCTGAAAGAAATCGTGGAAGAAATGAGTCGACTGGCGCGCACCAGCCCACACGTGAATCAGGCATCTGGTGTCAGTGTGCGGATGTCGATCGCAAACCTGGAGTCTTTGATTTCCAATGCCGAGCGGCGTTCGCTGGTTCACGGCGAAGATGTCCCAGTTGCCCGCGTGAGTGATCTTTTCTGGATGGCTCCCAGCTCTCGCGGAAAAATCGAACTCGGACTCTCCGAAGAGACCGGCGACGAAGACTTGCTGATCCATCGCCTCATTGAGGAAGCAATCAAAAACCTGTTCGATCAATACCTTTCCCCTAAACGATTCTCCAATGTCGTCGAGCATTTCAACTCTGGACATCGCCTCAAACTTGACCCCGAGTCTGGTACGTCTGAGTTCTTAAGCGAGATGGAAAAGATCCGGGGTTTCGAAGACCAACTGACACAAATCTCAGCTGACCTGGCACCAGAACAGAGCGAAGGCTCATCGGCCGCCGGGATTCGGGCCGCAATCGCAGAGTTTATCCTAGAAGGTCTCTATGCACACAACCGCTTGAACCGCCAAATGCGATTCGGGCAGTTTGTCTACGGAGACTAG